In Erythrobacter sp. KY5, the DNA window GCAAGCTGACTGTCATTGATCGCTGGCCCGCCGACTTGCTCCCACGCCTGACGCTGTGCGAGGCGCCAAGCCTCATCGCGCGCCTCGGCGCCTGTATCGGCGCGAACGTCGACTTCGATACCGCGCACTTCGATATCTGCGCTCGACGCGGTGGGAGCGATACCGCGATCTCCCGAAACCTGTGCAAGCACATAGGCATAGCCGCCCCCCAGCAAGGTGAGCGCCAGCAGCACCGCAGCGATCCAGCGCGGGGCGGAAATGGCTCTCAAATTCGGGCCGGAAAGGATCGTAGAGATACTCATCGGGGAAATCTGATGCGTCTTTGCCCAATGCGAAGTGGAAATCCAAGCCTGAAAGGCTAAAGCCTTGCGCATGAGTGGCAAGAACTCCCCATATACATACGCCGATGCCGGCGTTTCGATCGATGCTGGCAATGCGCTGGTGAAAGCCATCGCTCCGTTGGCGAAGGCCACGGCGAGGCCGGGTGCAACCAGCGATCTGGGAGGCTTTGGCGGCTTCTTCGATCCCAAGGCAGCGGGTTACACCGATCCCTTGCTGGTGGCCGCCAATGACGGCGTCGGGACCAAGCTCAAGCTTGCAATCGACTATGACCGGCACGACACGGTCGGAACCGACCTCGTTGCGATGTGCGTCAACGATCTGATCGTGCAAGGCGCAGAGCCGTTGTTCTTCCTCGACTATTTCGCCACCGGAAAGCTTGAAAACGGCGTCGCGACACGGGTTGTCGCCGGGATTGCCGAAGGGTGCAAGCAGGCGGGATGCGCATTGATCGGCGGTGAGACCGCGGAAATGCCCGGCATGTATGGCGAGGGCGACTATGACCTTGCAGGTTTCTGCGTCGGCGCAGTCGAACGCGGCGAGCAACTCACCGGCGAGAAAGTCGCGAGCGGTGACGTGCTTCTGGGGCTTGCAAGCTCAGGCGTCCATTCGAACGGCTATTCGCTGGTAAGGCGGCTTGCGGCGGACAAGGGTTGGAAACTGGACCGCCCTGCCCTGTTTGACCCCGAGCGCCTGCTTATCGACGCGCTGATCGAGCCAACGCGCATTTATGTCGCGAGCCTGCTGCCGCTGCTGCGCGATGGGCTGATCCACGGTCTTGCTCACATCACAGGCGGCGGTCTTCTCGAAAACATCCCTCGTATCCTGCCCGAAGGCGCGCATGCGCAGGTCAATGCCGACCTTTGGGAGCAGCCGCGCCTGATGGCTTTCCTGCAAGCGCAAGGCGCGATTGAGCCTGAGGAGATGGCGCGCACATTCAATTGCGGCGTCGGGATGGTGCTGGCCGTCGCCGAAACCGATGTGGAGACCGTGACCAGACGTCTCGAAGACGCGGGCGAAACGGTCGTCCAGGTCGGCATGATCGACAGCGGAGAGCGTGGCTGCACGGTCAGCGGTTCGCGCGGAACGTGGAGCGCGCTGGACGATTGGAGCGCAACGCACACGGCATAAGGGAGTTACCGCGCCCACCTTGTCTCGCCGCGACATTCGCAGCAGGATTGGCGGGCAGGTATGTGGAGGCATTGATGCTGTGACGGGACCAGCATGACACACAAGGCGAAGATCGCAGTCTTCATTTCGGGCACCGGCACCAATCTTGCCGCGCTGCTCTATGCCAGCCGCCTTGCCGGTGCGGCTTACGAAATCGTGCTTGTCGCGAGCAACGTGGCAGATGCGGGCGGGCTGGCGCTCGCTGAACTCGAAGGCATCGCCACCTTCACACATTCTCACAAGGGCATCAGCCGCGAAGAACAGGACGCCGCGATGGAAGCGGCTGTGATCGAGGCAGGCGCGGATTTCATCGTGCTGGCCGGATATATGCGCATTCTGTCGGACAGTTTTGTCGAGCGATGGGAAGGCCGGATCCTCAACATTCACCCCTCGCTCCTGCCCAAATACAGAGGCCTCGATACGTTTGCGCGCGCCATTGAGGCGGGCGACAGCCATGCGGGATCGAGCGTGCATATCGTCACACCCGAACTCGACGCAGGCGAAGTGCTGGCGCAGGTCAAGGTTGCTATCGCCCCGGACGACACGCCCGATAGCCTCGCCGCACGGGTCAAACCCGCAGAGCACCAGCTCTATCCGCGCGCGGTGGCGGATTACGTGTCGCGCGGATACGATCCTGATTATCTGTTCGCCAAGTTGCGCGAACTTGCACTCGCCCTGCCTGAAACGCACGAACGCGACAGTCACGGGTCACCCGGCTTTCGCGTTGGCTCGGAGAAATCGGGCAAATTCTTCGCGCATTTCAGCGATCAGCATCATGGCTCGCAGCATATCGCAGTGCTAGTCAAAACCGGCAGCATGGACGAGCTGCTCGACCTCGTCGAAGCGCAGCCGGAGGTTTACTTCAAGCCGGCCTATTACGGCGCGAGTGGCTGGATCGGAGTGATCCTCAACCGGCCCCCACATACCAGGGGCGTCGATTGGGAGCATGTGGGTGAATGGCTTCACCGCAGCTGGCGCAGCGTTGCGCCTGCTCGGTTGACCAGGCTCCTTGATGCAGCGGATCAGTTCTGATGGGGAAACCGCCACGCGATCATCCCCTTGCGCGCGGGCGTCTGGCGGAGAAGGCAAACGCGCTGCTGGGGACGGCGTGGGACAAAGGCTGGCTGCCCACTCCCGACCTCAGCGCTGATGCGCTTTGGGACGTCGCTACCAATGCGGCCTACACTCAGGGCGAGACCGGCGGGCGCTCAGGCGAAGACGTGGCCGATTTCCGGGAGCGGCTGGAGCGGCTGTGCAACGCCGTGATCGAGGAGGCCGACCTCAACCCGCTGGGCAAGGCGATGGCGTGGGGTCAGCTGAGCCGCGTGGTGAAGAACCGCCTTGCTTTCGGAAAGCTGTGGCGCGATCGCCCTGAGCTGGCCGAGACCGAGCTTGCCCCGCCGATCATCGTGATCGGTCACATGCGGTCGGGCACGACACGTATTCACAAACTGCTCGCCGCTGACCCGGCGCATTCGCACACGCGATATTGCGATGCCTATCACCCAGTCCCTGCTGCGAAGGGCGTCAACCGGGTCCGAAGCGCGCTTGATCTGGTCATGCTCAACGCGCTCAATCCGTGGCTGCAATCGATCCACCCGATGGCGCCGGGCGATGTGGAAGAGGAACTCGCGTGGATTTCAGCGGCGCTGCACCACTCGATTTACGAGTCGCAGTGGCATATTCCGAGTTATTCGATGTGGAGCGAGGCGGCGGATTCCGCGCCGATTTACCGGGAATTCGCCCGCATCCTGAGAACCGATGCCGCCCATCGCGGGATCGCTGACAAGCCGCGCATCCTCAAAGTGCCTGCTTTCGCCGAGGACCTGCCTGCCCTACTTGACCTGTTTCCCGATGCACGACTCGTCGTGGCCCAGCGGGATAGCGAAAAGGTGCTGCGCAGCGCCGTTTCGCTATGCGCGAACCAGATGGCTATCCAGTCCGACAGCTGCGATCTCGAAACGATCGAGGCACTCTGGCGCCACAAGATCGTCCTGCGTGAAGAGCGCATGGCGAGGACCTTGTCGCGATGGGATGGCAAGATTGCGCGCCTCCATTTCGACGCGCTGGGCGGCGACTGGGAGGGTGCGATTGCGCGCTGTTATGCCGATCTCGATCTTAAGCTGACCGGCGATGCCCTTCTCGCGATGCACGCCTGTATGGAAGAAAGCGCACAGGGCGACCACCACGCGCATTCCCAACAACTGGCGCGCTTCGCCGCCGAGCATTGATACGCAAAGGGCCGCCCAAAAGGACGGCCCTCTTCAAGATACCTGCACGGTGAGTGCTTAGCCGACGATCTCGTCGTCGTTGAAGAAATAGGCGATTTCAATCGCTGCGTTTTCTTCGCTGTCCGAACCGTGGACGCTGTTTTCGCCGATGGACAGCGCATATTCCTTGCGGATCGTGCCTTCGTCGGCTTCAGCCGGGTTGGTTGCGCCCATGACGTCGCGGTTGCGCTTGACGGCGTCTTCGCCTTCGAGAACCTGCACGACAACCGGCTCGCTCATCATGAATTCGACGAGTTCACCGAAGAAGGGGCGTTCCTTGTGGACCGCGTAGAAGCCTTCGGCCTGCTCGCGGGTCATGTGGATGCGCTTCGAAGCGACGACGCGAAGGCCGGCGTCTTCGAGCTTCTTGGTGACGGCACCGGTCAGGTTGCGCTTGGTGGCGTCGGGCTTGATGATCGAAAAGGTGCGGGTGACCGCCATGGCAATTGTCCTTGTTTTGAGAAATCGCGCGCCACGCGGCGCGCCAGAGAGGATTGCGCGCGCCACTAGCGCCAGCGCAGGCGCAATTCAAGCTTTTGGTCACATGGCTGGTGGCGAAACCCTGATCAGCCGGGGTCTTCACCCACGGTAAGCTGACCCAGCGTCATTCCATCATCATCGGGATAGGCTGTGACGGAAAAAGTCAACCCGGTCGCCTCATTCTCGCCGCCCAGCATCTTGCCGCCGTTCATCGTCGTCTCGATCTGGATTTCCACGCCCGCATCCTCCGCCTGCGCGCGGTAGAAGCTCGCGACTTCATCGGGCGACATGCTGCTGCGGAAGCTTATCAATGAGCCCTTGGTCCCGCCCTGATCGAACACGGTGTTGCTGACCACTTGTGCCCCGGAGATGAGTGAGAACCCGTCAGGCAGATCGACCGCGACCGACGATCCGCTGCGCACATTCACCTCACCATCGGATGTGGTGATGGTCATGGTCGATTCGCCGTCTTCATTATCGATGACGTATTCGCCGGTTTCGCCATCGTCGGTGGCGAAGCTGCCCTCCGTCTCCGATCCGCACGCGGTCAAGGCGAGCGTTGCCCCAGCTGACAGGACGAGTGTCGAAATTCGCATACTGATTCTCCCCATTGCCCAAACAGTGTCGGCGATAGGAGCGCGGCTCGCAAGCCTTCAGGCGACCTTGTTCCACTTGCCGCGGTCCTGGCGGAAAAAGGCGCGCTCAAGGCCATCGGTGCCATCGAGGCTTTTCCAGGTCTCGCGTGCAGCTTGCACAGTCTGGTCGTCGAACAGGAGAAAGGCACGTTCGAACCCGGTTGGCTCGCGGTATTGGCCATCGGCAAAGATCACGTGGCTGGCCGCGTTCGCAGGCTCGCAAGCCTCGGCAAGCAGGATCGGCTGCCTGTCCGCGCCAGCCGCACTGGCCTCACCATTGGCAAGAAAGCTCTCGGGTCCGGCCTTCCAAAGCGTGCGCGAAATCGCCTCGCGCTGCTCTGCGTGCTTGCTGACGACCAGCAGTCTCTCGCCACTATCCAGCACGCGCTGCGCGATCAGGGCGACGACCTTGTCGACCGGATCGCGAGAGAGTTGCCAGAAATCGACTTTCATTCTTGCTCCGGTGCCGTGCCGCCCGCGCCCAATCTACGATACCGTCTTATTCCGCTTGCAGCGCTCGGAACAATAGCGAACGTTGTCCCAGTCGCGCTCCCACTTCTTGCGCCAGGTGAAGGGAAGCCCGCAGGTTTCGCAGATTTTAGAGGGAAGATCGGATTTCTTCCGCATTTTGCTCATGTGCGCCTCAAGCGCCGGCGCGCGCGTCCGCGCGCTTGGCTTTCCTCGCTCACGCGGCCCATTGGCCGCATCGCTGCGGACGGGCGGTCGCCCTTGCGGCCCTGCGGGCCGATATCGCAGCCCACGATCACTTCTTACTCCACGTTGTCCGCGATGAATTGATCGATCAGGCGCGCGCCATAGCCGGTTGCGCCCTTGTCGTGTGCATGGCCAGGTTTGTCCGACCACACCATCCCGGCAATGTCGCAATGCGCCCACTTGGTGCCCTTCTTGATGAAGCGCTGAAGGAATTGCGCGGCAGTGATCGAACCGGCACCGCGTCCGCCGATATTCTTCATGTCGGCAATCGGGGAATCGATAAGCTTGTCGTAAGCCGTACCAAGCGGCATCTGCCACAGCTTGTCGTTCACGGTCTTGCCGGCACTGACCAGCTGTCCGGCAAGATCGTCGTCATTGGCGAAGACGCCGCCATGTTCGTTGCCAAGAGCGATGATCATTGCGCCGGTGAGCGTGGCGAAATCGACAATGTGTTCGGGATCGTACTGCTCCTGTGCCCAGTGAAGCGCATCGCACAGGACGAGGCGACCTTCGGCATCGGTGTTGAGCACTTCGATCGTCTGACCGCTCATCGAGGTCAGCACGTCGCCGGGGCGGATCGCGTTACCATCAGGCATGTTTTCGACAAGTCCGACCACGCCCACGACATTGGCTTTCGCCTTGCGACCGACCAGCGCAAGCATGCCGCCTGCGACCGCAGCCGCGCCGCCCATGTCCCACTTCATGTCTTCCATGCCGGGTCCGGGCTTCAGCGAGATACCGCCGGTGTCGAACGTCACGCCCTTGCCGACGAAGACGGTTGGCTTCGCGCCTTTCTCGCCGCCATTCCAGCGGATTGCGAGAAGGCGGGATTCGCGCCCCGATCCCTGACCAACGCCAAGCAAAGCGCCCATGCCAAGCTCTTCCATCTCGGCTTCGTCCAGCACGGTGAGCTCAGCGCCAGTGCCATCGAACATCTTGCGGCAAACCTCGACGAAGCTTTCCGGGTAAAGGACATTTGCAGGCTGGGTAACGAGCATGCGGGTGAAGTCGACGCCCTTCGTCCTGGCCAGCTCACGGTCCCATGTTGCGAGCGTGCCTTCGGGTGCGTTGATAACGTGCACCTTTTCGAGCGAGACCTTTTTCTCCTTCGCCAGTTTGGTGCGATAGTCGTCCATCGTCCAGCTTCGCATGCAAAGCCCTGCGAGAGCTGCACCGGCTTCCTCAGCATCTTCGACAGCGCCTGCGAGGTCGAGCACCATGTCGGTTTCGCCCGAGCGCAGATATTTCGCCGTCAGCGCAGCGCCGGCGCGCTCAAGGTTCAATCGACGGTTGTCCGCGCCCGCTTCTCCCGCACCGGAAATGGCAAGACGACGCAGTTCGCCGTCAACCTTGGCGAAGCCTTCGAAGACCTGCCCCGGCTTGCCGCGGAACCGTGCAGTAGGCGCACCTTCTGCCAGCACCTCTTCCACGCCCTCAAGCCCGTCGCCCTCATTGACGATTTGCACATGAAGTCGGACGTTGTCGGGTGCGCTGTCGGTGAAATTGATCTGCATGAGGGCTCCGCTTGTGATTTGCCGGAAAAGGCTCAGCCAAACTGGCTGCTAATAGGGCGTTTGCGACACGGTTGATCCTGCTTTCAAGAGCAGTTCTGGAATGGCGATTGCGATTAGGCCTCAGCGGTGCAATAGGCAAGCCATGTCCGAGGGTTCGAGGGTCTGCGTAGGCATGAGGCCGTTTACAGTGTCGCGCAACATGACCAGCCCTTTGGCGCTGGCAGCTTCGGCTGCGTGTTTCTCGGCGATGCTCGCGGCGACGCCGGTTCACGCTCAGGATGATGCGCCGCTCCCCGGTCAGGCGATTTCTCAGGCCGATCCCGACGCACCGCCGCCACCGCCCACTTTCGAGAATGACGACCCGCCCAGTCTTGCACCGGAATTGCCCGAAGAAGGCGACAAGATCGCTTTCGAAGCAGAGCAGGTCGAATATGACAGCGAGGCCGACTTTCTCACCGCTCGCGGCAATGTGATCGTGCGATCGGACCGCGCGTCGGTTCGGGCGAACGAGGTGACTTGGGACCGGGCAAGCGGTGCGATCATCGCGCGCGGAAACGTCCGCTTCGTCGATGATTCGGGCAACCAGATCTTTACCGAGACCATCGAGCTGAACGACGAGTTCGAAGCAGGCGCGATGGACGACCTGCTGCTCGCACTCAGGGCAGGCGGGCGGCTTGCGGCAAGGTCGGCAGACCGTGCGCAGGATGGCACGGTCCTGCTGACAGATGCCGCATACACAGCCTGTGCGGTCAGTGATGAAGCTGGATGCGACAAAGACCCGTCCTGGCGCATCACCGCCGAACGGGTGACCTACGATCCGGATGAGGCGCGTGTCAGTTTCGAAGGTGCGATGCTGGAGCTGTTCGGCGCGCGCATCCTGCCGTTGCCGGGTCTCGCCATCCGTACCGATGGCGCCGCAGAAAGCGGGTTTCTGGTTCCCAACGTCCGCCTCGACCAGGTCAACGGGCTTGAGCTGTCGGGCGAATATTACTGGCGGCTTGACGATAACAAGGATTTGACACTGGGCGCGCGGGTTTATTCCGACGTTGCGCCCATGGCGACCGGCCAGTTCCGCCACCTCACCGAAAAAGGCGCGTACCAGATCACCGGTTATGCGACCTCAAGCCGCCGTGTCTCGAATTTCGGAGCGACACCAACCACGCAAAGCGACCCTCGCGGGCACCTGTTCGCCAATGGCCGGTTTCAGTTCTCGCCCGAATGGAGCCTGACCGGATCGGTTCGCCTGTCGAGCGATCGCACCTTCCTTCGCCGCTATGACATCAGCCGCGATGATCGGCTGCGCTCGACGATCAATCTGGAGCGGATTGACGACCGCTCGTATCTCAGCGTTGCCGGATGGGCGACACAGACCTTGCGGATCAACGCCGAGCAAGGGCAGGTTCCGCTAGCGGTCCCGGCGATCGACTATCGCTACAATATCGAAGATCCGCTGCTTGGCGGCAATCTTCAGCTTCAGGCGAACTCGCTAAGTCTTGTTCGCAACGAAGGGCAGGATACGCAGCGCGCCTTTGCCGGGGCCCGGTGGGATTTGCGCCAGCTGACCGGGCTTGGCCAGGTGGTGACCTTCACCGGCCTCGTTCGCGGCGATGTCTACAATACCAATGACACGCTTTCGACGCTGACCGCTTCGTATCGCGGAGACGAGGGTTGGACGACGCGCGGCGTAGCGACCGCTGCGGTCGATATCGAATGGCCATTCGTTGGCGAAGCGTTCGGCGGCACGCAGGTCCTGAAGCCCCGCCTGCAATTCGTGGCCGCCCCGTCGATCCGCAACCTCGCCGTGCCGAATGAAGATGCGCGCGCGATTGATCTTGAGGATTCCAACCTCTTCGCGCTCAACCGCTTTCCAGGATATGATCGCGTCGAGGAAGGGTCGCGCGTGACATGGGGCGTCGATTGGGAACTGACCAAACCGGGATGGCGCGTCAAAACCAATATCGGTCAGTCCTTCCGCGTGACCGAAACAGACCAGTCGATCTTCCCCGACGGTACCGGATTGTCTGAACGCGTTTCGGATTTCGTCGGCAGGACCGAGGTGCGTTATCGCAACTTCCTCGCCTTCACTCACCGTTTTCGCGTCGACAAGGACAGTTTCGAACTACGCCGCAACGAGATCGACGCGACCATCGGTTCGCAGCGCAATTATGTCGAGGTTGGCTATCTGCGCCTGAACCGCGACATTCAGACGGTAGAGGATTTGCGCGACCGCGAGGAAATCCGTGCCGCGGGGCGCTTCACCATCGGTCGGCACTGGTCGATGTTCGGATCGGGCGTCTTCAACCTGACCAGCGCGGCCGAAGATCCAATCTTCTCGCCCGACGGGTTCGAGCCGATCCGTACGCGCCTGGGTATTGCCTACCGCGACGACTGCATTGAATTCGGCGCGACCTGGCGGCGTGACTTCATCACGGCGGGCGATGCCGAGCGTGGCAACTCGTTCCAGCTGTTCTTCGCGCTGCGCAATCTGGGCTTCAATTAGGTCGCCAATCGCGCCCTCCCCGATTACTGGACCCCGGTGAATTGGCAGCGCGCAAAAAACGGGTTAAAGCGCGCCTCGACTAACCTCACTCAGCTAGCGTTAAGCCGGGAGCGTGCAACGGTTTGACCATGTTGAGGCCGCACTTCGGGCGGCAACAGATCCAGGTCGCGAGCGAAACGGGACGCATGACGACCGCACGCATGAAAACAATTCGGGATTACGGGACGTGACGTTGAAGGTATTTGCTTCCATTCGAAATTCAGTAGCTGCGCTTGCTCTTGCAGGGCTGGTAACAGCACCTGCCGCCGCGCAGACGACAGCGGTGCCAACGGCTGACAATCCGCTTGGCATTCCCGAAAACTTCACCGTTTTCGGCAGCGAGAACCCGAACGAGCGTTCTGCGACCGCTGTGGTGAACGGCTTCGTGATCACCGGAACCGATATCGACCAGCGCGTAGCGCTTGTCACTAACGCGTCCGAAGTCGAGGTTTCCGAAGCCGAGCGCCAGCGTCTGCGCGTTCAGGTGCTGCGCAACCTGATCGACGAAACGCTCAAGATTCAGGCAGCAGCCGCACAGGAAGTCGGCGTCGAACGCGCGGAGGTCGAGCAGACCTATCAGCAGCTCGCCGCGCAGAACTTTGGCCAGAACCCGGAGCGCATGGACGAATACCTCGCCTCGATCGGTTCCTCGCCTGCCGCGCTCAAGCGCCAGATCGAGGGTGAAATTGCATGGGAAAACCTGATCCGCCGCAACATCTCGCCCTTCGTCAACGTGTCCGCAGAAGAAGTGAGCGGTGTTCTCGAGCGGCTCGAAGAGGCGCGCGGCACAGAGGAATATCGCCTCGGCGAGATTTACATGAATGCGACCGAGGAAAACCGCGAAGCGGTGATCCAGAATATGCAGCGGATCATGGAACAGCTTGAGGCGGGCGGCAGCTTCGTCGCCTATGCGCGCCAGTTTTCCGAAGCCTCCACCGCGGTTCAGGGCGGCGACACCGGTTTCCTGCGCCTCGCGACCCTGCCCGGCCCGATGGCCGATGCAGCCCGCCAGATGCAGCCGGGCCAGCTTGTCGGCCCGATCGCGATCCCGGGCGGCTTCACCATCATCTACCTTATCGACCGCCGGCAGGTTCTAACCGCCGATCCGCGCGATTCGGTGCTTAACCTCAAGCAGATCTCGATCGCTTTCGCACAAGGTACTTCAGAAGCCGAAGCGAACGCCAAGATCGAGGAATTCGGCCTTTTCATCCAGTCGCTTCGCAGCTGTAACGAGGCGGAAACCGCACGTTCGGTTCTGGGAGCGACGGTTGTGACCAACGACCAGATTCAGGCGCGTCAACTGCCCGAGCAGCTTCAGAACATTCTTCTGAACATGCAGGTCGGCCAGACCACCCCTCCCTTCGGCAGCGCCGAGGAAGGTGTGCGCGTTCTGATGCTGTGTGGTCGCGATGAGCCTGAAGATGCGGGCACCCCGACCTTCCAGTCGGTTATGAACAACATCGAGAGCGAGCGCATCAACAAGCGCGCACAGCGTTATCTGCGCGACCTGCGTAACGACGCGTATATCGAGTACAACTAAACCGGTTGTGGGGGCACAAGGATTGACGCGCGATACAGTGGCAGGCGCTCCGCTCGCGATTTCGCTGGGGGACCCGGCGGGGATCGGTCCCGAGATTATTCTTGCCAGCTACCAGCGATTGCGAGGTGCGCAGCGCGCTTTCTTCGTGGTGGGCGGCGCTGATGTCCTTCGTGCCGCCATCGACAATGCCGGGCTGGATTTCGCAGTCGTCCCGATTGAGGAACCCGGCGAAGCGACTGAAGCCTTCGCAAAGGGCCTGCCGGTTATCGCTGGTGCAGACGCGGTCTATTCGCCCGGTGCACCCGATGACGACGGGGCCGCGCTCGCGCTGCACTCGCTCGCCGAAGCGACACGCTGCGTGCTGCTGGGACAGGCTGCCGCACTGGTGACAGCCCCGGTCAGCAAGTCGCAGCTTGCCAAGGTTGGCTTTGAGTATCCCGGACAGACCGAATTTCTTGCCGAAATCAGCGGACTTGCTCCTGAAGATGCCGTCATGATGCTGGCCGGGCCTTCCTTGCGCACTGTCCCGCTTACGGTCCACTGCGCGCTGGCGGATGTACCGGGATTGCTGTCGCAGGAGCTGATCACCCACAAGGCGCAGATCGTTGCCGATGGGCTGAAACGCGACTTCGGGATCGGGCAACCGCGCATCGCCGTTGCGGGCCTCAACCCGCATTCAGGCGAGAACGGACAATTCGGCGATGAAGAATCGCGCATTATCGCGCCTGCCATTTCCACGCTTCAATCGGATGGCCTCGATGTGACCGGCCCTGTTCCCGGTGATGCGCTTTTCACGCCGGTGATGCGCCGCAACTACGACGTGGCGCTGTGCATGTATCACGACCAGGCACTTATCCCCTTGAAGGCGCTTGAGTTCGATCAGGGGGTCAACGTAACGCTCGGCCTGCCGATCATTCGCACTTCGCCTGATCATGGAACCGCGTTCGATATCGCTGGATCAGGCCGGGCGAACCCCGACGCCATGATCGCAGCGATCGTAATGGCGAGCGACTGTGCGCAAGCGCGTTCGGCGCGACAGACTTCCGGTGCCTGACCTCCCCCCGATCCGGGAAACGATTGCAAGGCATGGTCTTTCCGCGTCAAAGGCGCTGGGCCAGAACTTCCTCCTCGATGAGCAATTGCTGAGCCGCATCGCAGCGCTTCCGGGCGATCTCACCGGTGCGCGCGTGCTCGAAGTCGGGCCCGGTCCGGGCGGCCTTACACGCGCGCTCCTGCGTGCCGGTGCCCGCGTGACCGCTATCGAGATGGACCGCCGTTGCCTGCCTGCGCTGGAGGAACTGAGCGAAGCCTTTCCCGGTCAACTGACCGTGATCGAAGGCGATGCGATGAAGCTTGACCACGGCGCAATCATGGAGGGCGAACCTTTCCACGTCCTGTCCAACCTGCCCTACAATGTCGGCACGGCCTTGTTCGTGAAGTGGCTGTCGGGCGCAGAATGGCCGCCGCAATGGAGATCGCTCACCTTGATGTTCCAGCGCGAAGTGGCCGAACGGATAGTGGCCCAGCCCGCCGGCAGCGCCTTTGGCCGTCTCGCCGTGCTCGCGCAGTGGCGCGCGGTCGCGAAGCTGGCAATGAAAGTCCACCGCAGTGCGTTCACCCCGCCACCCAAGGTGATGAGCGCCATCGTCCATGTTACGCCTGTCGATGCCCCGGCAGACGTGCCGGCCCGAACGCTTGAACGTCTGACCGAAGCCGCCTTTGGCCAGCGCCGCAAGATGCTGCGCCAAAGCCTCAAGAGCGTACCGGGCGCTCTTGACGCGTTGCGCATTGTCGGGATCGAGGAAACGCGCCGTGCCGAAACCGTGAGCGTGGACGAGTTTGTCGCCCTGGCAAAAGCTGTCGGAAAAGCCTGACCCGCGATCTGCAAAGCCTGACGGTTTGGTTAAACCTCTGGTTAATTTGAGGTAATCACGCTCGCTCACTTCCTGGTCGCAAATACAGGAGCAAAAGTGGATCTTCGGGATCGCGTGGGGCAGCCAGCCGGTGCCTCTCGTCTTGCAGGAGAAGCCTATGAGTAGCCTCGCAAATCGTCAGCAAGCCGCAGAGATCGAGCGCCGCCGAGCAGGGCGGATGCTGGTCGAGATTCCGGTCGGCCTTCGAACCGTGAGCGGCGTGCGTGATTGCAAGATTGCCAACATCTCCGACGCTGGCGCGAAGCTCGAACTGGACGATCCTCCGCCGATGGGCGTTACCGGCTGGCTCGTGATGGGCGAGGATGAGGTTTACTGCACGGTCGTCTGGACGAACGAGACTGCCTGCGGGGTTGAATTCGAATTCGTCCTGCGCCCCGGAATGATGGCCCGCCTTGCCGGCGAACGGGCAAAGGAGGTCGGTCCGGCAGCCGACCGGGGGAATATCCAGATGGGACGCAAGCGCTCTGCACTGGTGTCGCGCTGACCACTGCGCGCCATCAATTGCGCCAGCTACGGTAGAAGCGATGGCAGTGCAGTTGAGGAGCGCAAAGCGCCCGAAAGCTCAGCCTGCCTTCTTGACCTGACGCCAGTGGTGAAGCAGCGGTTCGGTGTAACCGCTGGGCTGCTCCACACCCTTGAAAATCAAGTCCTTCGCCGCACTGAAAGCGGGCTTGTCCTCGTTGCCGATCAGCGGCTCGTAGAACGGATCGCCTGCATTCTGCTCATCGACCTTGGCGGCCATGCGGGTGAGCGAGTCCATCACTTGATCTTCGGTCACGACGCCGTGAAGCAGCCAGTTGGCGATGTGCT includes these proteins:
- the rsmA gene encoding 16S rRNA (adenine(1518)-N(6)/adenine(1519)-N(6))-dimethyltransferase RsmA, coding for MPDLPPIRETIARHGLSASKALGQNFLLDEQLLSRIAALPGDLTGARVLEVGPGPGGLTRALLRAGARVTAIEMDRRCLPALEELSEAFPGQLTVIEGDAMKLDHGAIMEGEPFHVLSNLPYNVGTALFVKWLSGAEWPPQWRSLTLMFQREVAERIVAQPAGSAFGRLAVLAQWRAVAKLAMKVHRSAFTPPPKVMSAIVHVTPVDAPADVPARTLERLTEAAFGQRRKMLRQSLKSVPGALDALRIVGIEETRRAETVSVDEFVALAKAVGKA
- a CDS encoding PilZ domain-containing protein yields the protein MSSLANRQQAAEIERRRAGRMLVEIPVGLRTVSGVRDCKIANISDAGAKLELDDPPPMGVTGWLVMGEDEVYCTVVWTNETACGVEFEFVLRPGMMARLAGERAKEVGPAADRGNIQMGRKRSALVSR